A stretch of DNA from Candidatus Bathyarchaeota archaeon:
ACGCTGAACCTCACGACGGTCTGCGTTGAACGGCTGGTTCATACCCCGAGCCTAAATCCTCAGGGGTATCCGAGCCGGGGATTCATGCATCTCTCCTCCCCTCAGGCTCTAATGCGGCCAGCATGCTCCCCGTCCTATACCCCTCCAAATCCAACGTGACGAATTTAAAGCCCATCCCCTTGAGCTTCCCAGCGATTTCATCCATGACCTTCACGTTCGACAGCAGGCTCCTCTCATCCCTCCCCACCTCTATCCTAGCTAATCCATTGTGGTCTCGAACCCGAACCTGTTTAACTCCGCTGATCCTCTTGATCAGCTGCTCCGCCCTTCCAACCCTATCGAGCCTCTCCCTCGTGATAAGTTCGCCGAAGGGGATCCGAGACGCCAGGCAGGCCAGCGCCGGCTTATCGTGGACCGAGAGCCCCAGCCTCCGAGCTAAAATCCGGATCTCCTCCTTCGTAAACTCGTTCTCCACCCAGGGGCTGAAGACGCCTTCCATCTCCCTAACTGCCCTGTAGCCGGGTCTGTGGCCGCTTAAATCGCTTAAGTTCGTGCCTTCGAAGACCGCTTTAAACCCGAGTCCCTCCGCGAAATCCTTCAGGCGTTTCAGCAGCTCCTTTTTGCAGTGGTAGCATCGATCCTCCGGGTTCCTGGCGAAGTCCTCGTTTGAAAGCTCATCTGTCTCCACGAAGCAGTGTCTGATCCCTATCTCCCCCGCTACATTCCTAGCCTCCTCCACCTCCTCAGGGGGATAGGTGGGGGACTTCGCTGTCACCGCTACCGCCCTCTCCCCTAATACATCACGGCAGACGGCTGCCAGGGTTGAGCTGTCCACCCCTCCCGAAAAGGCGATGACC
This window harbors:
- the larE gene encoding ATP-dependent sacrificial sulfur transferase LarE; translated protein: MENLDEKYEGLRRFIEEKGRWGVVIAFSGGVDSSTLAAVCRDVLGERAVAVTAKSPTYPPEEVEEARNVAGEIGIRHCFVETDELSNEDFARNPEDRCYHCKKELLKRLKDFAEGLGFKAVFEGTNLSDLSGHRPGYRAVREMEGVFSPWVENEFTKEEIRILARRLGLSVHDKPALACLASRIPFGELITRERLDRVGRAEQLIKRISGVKQVRVRDHNGLARIEVGRDERSLLSNVKVMDEIAGKLKGMGFKFVTLDLEGYRTGSMLAALEPEGRRDA